In Chitinophagaceae bacterium, the genomic window AATTTCGTGACCCAAGCCGGTTTTTACACCGTTTATGTAACCATCTTTTACCAATAGCCCGCTTACCATATCCTGGTAAAAATCAAGGTTTGGTGTATTTTCCAGCATTTCCCTCCATGTAGTAGAAAAAAGCATCCTGTCGCTTTGTACCCTTGGGCTCCACATGGCCGGGCCTTTGCTGCGGTTGAGCATTCGAAACTGAATCATACTCCTATCGCTTACAATACCGCTATATCCGCCCATTGCGTCAACCTCTCGTAATATTTGTCCTTTTGCAATACCACCCATGGCAGGGTTGCAACTCATTTGTGCAATGGTTTGCATATTCATTGTTATGAGCAGCACTTTGCTGCCCATATTTGCAGCAGCAGCAGCAGCTTCGCAGCCGGCATGGCCGGCACCAACAACAATAATATCATACTCTGGAAACATGGGGCGCAAAGGTATTTTTTTCTAACAGGTTTTTATGACTTTATTGCTAAATATTTATTGCTGCCTGCTATTGATTGAAAGGAAATGTTCTTCGTGGAACATCTAATGAAATAAAAAAAGGTTCCCTGTGGAACATCTAGGGTTTTAGGAGAAATATTTATCGATATAGAAATCTTCTTTGGCCCTAATTTGTTTTTGAAACCCTGGTGTTTTGTCCTTGTAACCGCAAAAATGGAGAATACCATGAAATATTACCCTGTGTAACTCCTGCTTAAATGAAACTTTTAAATCTTTTGCATTCTCACAAACCCTATCTACGCTGATATAAATTTCCCCCTGTACCGGCATTTTGTTTTCGGCAAGGTTAAAACTTATTACATCGGTAAAATAATGATGATTTAGAAAAGCCTGGTTTATACCAAGCAGATACGCATCATCACAAAAAATTACATTTAATAAGGCAAAGGCCGTTTTTTCTGTTTTAAAAATAGATTGTATAAATCCCTTTAATTTGTTACGCTCTTCTAACTTTGCCTGCTTTTGAAAATGAAAATATATATTCACGCTAAATTCTTCTTAATTCGAAATTACACAAATAAAGAATGGGGTAGTTTTGCACACAAATATGAAAGAAAAAAAGCTCTCTCAAATAAAGGTTGGTAAACAAGTGATTATTAAATCTTTTGAAAAAGACGAAATCTATTTAAAACTTATGGAAATGGGATGTGTACCCGGGGAACTGGTAACAGTTGATCAAATTGCACCTTTAAAAGATCCTATTTCTATAACCGTTGCTGGCTACAGGCTTAGTTTAAGATTAGATGAAGCAGATCAGATACTAGTAGAAGAAATATAATATATATTATTTTATAAATGAATATATAAAATGAATATTGGCCTTTTCTTTGGTTCTTTTAATCCCATTCATAATGGTCATTTAATTATTGCAAAATACGTTTTACAAAATAGCCAGCTAAATAAACTCTGGTTTGTAGTATCGCCGCAAAACCCATTTAAAAGCCCGCAAAGCCTGCTTAATGAAAACCATCGCCTGCACCTCGTAAACTCGGCTATTGAGGGAGAAACCGACTTAAAAGCCTGTAATATCGAATTTAAACTCCCTAAACCATCATACACTATCAACAGCCTTACCTATTTAGCCCAGCAATATCCGGATTATAAATTTACGCTTATTGTGGGTAGTGATTCGTTTCAAAATATTAATAAATGGAAAAATTATGAAACGCTTGTTTCCCGGTATCCCATCATCATATACAAGCGTCCGGGCTTTGAAGTTACCCAGGATTTTGGTGCAAATCTAACCATACTCGAAGCACCGCTCCTTGAAATATCCTCTACTTATATCCGCAGCTTAGTAAAAAAAAGTTTATCCATCCGTTATCTTGTTCCGGATGCAGTAAAAGAAGAAATTGAACGCAATAATTATTATCGTTCGGCTTTAGAAAACAAAGCCTAAAGCCAAACAGGTAATTACTATAACGGGCGCCGGAATTTTGGTAAATTTCAATAATAAAAAGGTTACCAATATTACCGCATAACCAATCAAACTAAAGGCATTTAAAGAATCAAGGTGTAATGTTCTAAACAGGTACAAAGATGCGGCCCACATTACGCCGGTTATTACTGCATAAATCCCTTCCAGCGACCGGTACACCACTACATATTTTTTTAAATACTGCCATACAGGGTAAAAAAACAAAACCAATAAAGCGCTGGGCAGAAAAATGGCAATTATTCCAATAATACAGCCTAATACCTGCATGGTTTTTCCCTGGCTTTTTAGCGATAAACCACCAGTGTAACTTGCCACAGAAAAAACAGGCCCCGGAATAGCCCTTACTAATCCAAATCCGGTAAGTATTTCATTTTTATCCAGTTTTATGGCGTTGGGATTTTTCTTTGAAATTTTAGGGGCTACGGGCCTTTCCACATATTGGTCCAGCATCATAGCTAATAATACATCACCGCCACCAAAAACAATACTGCCAAAGCGGTAATAATTTTCGAATAAATTATAAGCTTTACGGTGTTCCCAATTTTGTTTACGGGCCGTTTCACTAACAATACCTGCAACCAGAAAAATAAATACAAAAAGCCAAATATTTCGCCATCGTATTTTTTTATGATCTCTTTTTCCTGTTTCAGGAATTCGTTTGCTGCTTAGGTTTGTTGCAATACAACCGGAAACTATTAGCAAAGGAAAAATCCAGGGTGTGCGAAAAAACAGAAAAGTTGCCAGCATACTTACCAGCATTATAATTTGTGTAATAAGGCTACGCACCGAAACCGTAAACATTTTAACTGCGGCAAATACTAAAAAACCTATAGCCATTACACCCAGAAACTTTAAAGGGCTTTCTGAAATTGATGTTTTTACTTTATCGGAAACCACAAATGAAAAAAGACCCATTAAAAAAGAAGCAGGTAAAATCCAAATGAATAGCGTAATAATTGCAAGCGGTAAACCTCCCCGCTTAAAACCAATTAAAGTGATAGTTTGTGTGCTACTGGCTCCGGGTAAAAGCTGGCAAAAAGAGAAACACTCCATCAGTTCCTCTTCTGAAATATATTTCCTTTTACTCACAAAATTTTTTAGCATCATGCCCAGGTGGCCCTGCGGACCTCCAAAAGCCGTAACGCTGTATAACAAAACTGCTTTTAAAAAAGGTATATGACGAAATAATTTCAATAGAGAAAATGTATTGTTGTAAAATACAAAAACCTTTGCAATACAAGTAATTTTATAAGCCGTAGCGGGCGCTTATTTCAAGCATCCTGTCAATAGGTTTTTTTGCAGCCTGCCTTAATTTTTCATCCATAAGTATTTCTGGCTTTTCATATTTAATGCAGAGGTACAATTTTTCCAGTGTATTTAATTTCATGTATGGGCAGTCGTTACATGCGCAGGTATTTTCCGGAGGTGCAGGTATAAATGTTTTACCAGGGCATTTTTTTTGCA contains:
- the ybeY gene encoding rRNA maturation RNase YbeY; the encoded protein is MYFHFQKQAKLEERNKLKGFIQSIFKTEKTAFALLNVIFCDDAYLLGINQAFLNHHYFTDVISFNLAENKMPVQGEIYISVDRVCENAKDLKVSFKQELHRVIFHGILHFCGYKDKTPGFQKQIRAKEDFYIDKYFS
- a CDS encoding chromate transporter — encoded protein: MKLFRHIPFLKAVLLYSVTAFGGPQGHLGMMLKNFVSKRKYISEEELMECFSFCQLLPGASSTQTITLIGFKRGGLPLAIITLFIWILPASFLMGLFSFVVSDKVKTSISESPLKFLGVMAIGFLVFAAVKMFTVSVRSLITQIIMLVSMLATFLFFRTPWIFPLLIVSGCIATNLSSKRIPETGKRDHKKIRWRNIWLFVFIFLVAGIVSETARKQNWEHRKAYNLFENYYRFGSIVFGGGDVLLAMMLDQYVERPVAPKISKKNPNAIKLDKNEILTGFGLVRAIPGPVFSVASYTGGLSLKSQGKTMQVLGCIIGIIAIFLPSALLVLFFYPVWQYLKKYVVVYRSLEGIYAVITGVMWAASLYLFRTLHLDSLNAFSLIGYAVILVTFLLLKFTKIPAPVIVITCLALGFVF
- a CDS encoding nicotinate-nucleotide adenylyltransferase, which produces MNIGLFFGSFNPIHNGHLIIAKYVLQNSQLNKLWFVVSPQNPFKSPQSLLNENHRLHLVNSAIEGETDLKACNIEFKLPKPSYTINSLTYLAQQYPDYKFTLIVGSDSFQNINKWKNYETLVSRYPIIIYKRPGFEVTQDFGANLTILEAPLLEISSTYIRSLVKKSLSIRYLVPDAVKEEIERNNYYRSALENKA
- a CDS encoding ferrous iron transport protein A, yielding MKEKKLSQIKVGKQVIIKSFEKDEIYLKLMEMGCVPGELVTVDQIAPLKDPISITVAGYRLSLRLDEADQILVEEI